The proteins below are encoded in one region of Eubacterium sp. 1001713B170207_170306_E7:
- a CDS encoding LarC family nickel insertion protein encodes MRTLYLECYSGISGDMFTAALLDLGADRERLLSVLDTIPAEGFQIKIDQVRKAGLDICDFEVILDKQHENHDHDMDYLYGEDNKEQDQHQSEEAHGAHFHHDHSHRGMKEIRAILAQTEMSEKAAATALRIFTILGEAEAEAHGTTLEAVHFHEVGALDSIADIVAASVCMEDLGIDEVVIPVVYEGRGSIRCQHGVLPVPVPAVTCIAEMYGLPLHITEQREGELITPTGAAIAAAIKTNERLPKRFRILKTGIGSGKRSYKTPSLLRAMLIEEINETYVFSGPIG; translated from the coding sequence ATGCGAACACTTTATTTGGAATGTTATTCAGGAATCAGCGGCGATATGTTTACAGCCGCGCTGTTAGACCTTGGGGCAGACAGAGAGCGGCTTTTAAGCGTACTGGATACAATCCCCGCAGAGGGCTTTCAAATTAAGATTGACCAGGTCAGAAAGGCAGGACTGGACATTTGCGATTTCGAGGTGATTTTAGACAAACAACACGAAAATCACGACCACGACATGGATTACCTCTATGGTGAGGATAACAAGGAACAAGACCAGCACCAATCAGAGGAAGCCCATGGCGCGCATTTTCATCATGATCACAGCCACCGGGGAATGAAGGAAATTCGAGCTATTCTTGCGCAGACAGAGATGTCTGAAAAGGCAGCGGCGACAGCTCTGAGGATTTTCACTATTCTCGGAGAGGCTGAGGCGGAGGCACATGGGACCACACTGGAGGCGGTTCATTTTCACGAAGTTGGAGCGCTGGACTCCATTGCAGACATTGTAGCAGCCTCTGTCTGCATGGAGGATTTGGGGATCGATGAGGTGGTCATTCCAGTGGTGTACGAAGGCAGGGGCAGTATTCGTTGTCAGCATGGGGTACTGCCTGTTCCGGTTCCGGCAGTCACATGTATAGCAGAAATGTACGGTTTGCCACTTCATATCACAGAACAGCGTGAAGGCGAGCTTATTACACCTACGGGAGCTGCCATCGCTGCCGCCATAAAGACAAACGAGAGACTTCCAAAGCGCTTTAGAATTTTGAAAACAGGGATAGGCAGTGGAAAGCGTAGCTACAAAACGCCAAGTCTGCTCCGTGCCATGCTCATTGAAGAAATAAACGAAACATATGTGTTTAGCGGTCCTATTGGTTAG
- a CDS encoding ABC transporter permease — protein MQVFKTYFKIIKSNLMQMMIYIVIFIGLAVLFSMMTQTNDSTSFTPRKPVIAVVNHDEDSDLVRGFTDYLNQNADIVPLKDDPSTLKDALFFREVVYIATIPEGFTQGFMAGNNPEIIENTVPDSDFQYQMGQLVNQYFNTAQLYLKGIPDISQAELSKKTAASMDDQTTVTLDQVSIEEGVPSYSYYFNYLTYALLAVLILGISSIMMVFNNQDIKRRNSCAPMRLKSFNAQLAIASTVFSVIVWVCMLVVAFALYDITPENLPLVLLCSVNALLMTFTALGIAFLTGQFIKNYNIQSAVANVVSLGLCFLSGVFVPQYLLGDSVKAIASFTPTYWYIKANDTIIGLKSFSMESLSPVLADMMILVGFIVAIFAVGLMVSRYRQLSRN, from the coding sequence ATGCAAGTCTTTAAAACATACTTTAAAATCATTAAAAGCAACCTGATGCAAATGATGATCTACATCGTTATTTTTATCGGCCTGGCTGTCTTATTCTCAATGATGACACAGACGAACGACAGCACAAGCTTCACACCCAGAAAACCAGTGATTGCCGTTGTCAATCACGATGAAGACAGCGACCTGGTCCGCGGTTTTACCGATTATCTTAACCAAAATGCCGATATTGTCCCATTGAAGGATGATCCGTCAACGCTCAAGGACGCTCTTTTTTTCAGAGAGGTCGTCTATATCGCAACCATTCCCGAAGGCTTTACCCAAGGCTTTATGGCGGGCAATAATCCGGAAATTATCGAAAACACTGTCCCGGACAGCGATTTTCAGTATCAAATGGGCCAGCTGGTCAATCAGTATTTTAATACTGCTCAGCTCTACCTAAAAGGGATTCCAGATATCAGCCAGGCTGAGCTCTCGAAAAAGACAGCCGCCAGCATGGATGACCAAACAACAGTTACTCTGGATCAGGTTTCTATCGAAGAAGGTGTTCCGAGCTATTCTTACTACTTTAATTATCTGACCTATGCCCTGCTGGCCGTTTTAATTCTTGGTATTTCCTCTATTATGATGGTTTTTAATAATCAGGATATCAAACGCCGGAACAGCTGTGCGCCCATGCGCCTTAAAAGTTTCAACGCGCAGCTGGCCATTGCCAGCACTGTATTCAGTGTTATCGTCTGGGTATGTATGCTGGTGGTCGCCTTTGCGCTTTACGACATCACCCCTGAAAATCTGCCCCTGGTTCTGCTTTGCAGTGTTAATGCTCTCCTCATGACCTTTACGGCTCTCGGCATTGCTTTTCTGACAGGGCAGTTCATCAAAAACTACAATATTCAGAGCGCAGTGGCCAACGTCGTCTCATTGGGACTCTGCTTTCTGAGCGGGGTTTTTGTCCCACAATACCTTTTAGGCGACTCGGTTAAAGCCATTGCCAGCTTTACCCCGACCTACTGGTATATTAAAGCGAATGATACCATTATCGGCCTGAAGAGCTTCAGTATGGAGTCTCTTTCTCCTGTTCTCGCCGATATGATGATCCTGGTAGGCTTTATCGTTGCAATTTTTGCCGTAGGCCTGATGGTCAGCCGATACCGACAGCTCAGCAGAAATTAA
- a CDS encoding histidine kinase → MNSLFNRVTLLVCSCALVALGRITIFSVIAFLAAVTVSALNYYFSNRYFKIAAIGVFTIASFYFTDFFFYYPLVYYDAFSKSGIGLFFLAGTALVFNLKSLPFNIGLILIILFGLSGLLRRNEELVNRLNGEYRTLRDTTRENAMLLESKNKDLMEKQDYEINLAILNERNRIAREIHDNVGHLLSRSILQVGALMAVHPGEPLQENLVEIKNTLSQAMDSIRDSVHNLHDESIDCETQICSLIDDFDFCEVALDYGIEGNPTKEQRYAFITIVKEALSNVMRHSDASQVKISLREHPALYQLIIEDNGSTAAGGHSGIGLQNIADRVEALKGNLNIQREHGFHIFISIPKEEPHESNRH, encoded by the coding sequence ATGAACAGCCTGTTTAACCGTGTTACACTGCTGGTTTGTTCCTGCGCACTGGTTGCCCTTGGCAGGATTACTATCTTTTCAGTTATTGCTTTTCTGGCTGCGGTGACTGTTTCGGCACTGAACTATTATTTTTCAAACCGCTATTTTAAAATCGCGGCCATCGGCGTATTTACCATTGCTTCCTTTTATTTTACTGATTTTTTCTTTTACTATCCGCTTGTATACTATGACGCTTTCAGCAAAAGCGGCATTGGGTTGTTTTTTCTGGCGGGTACGGCCCTTGTATTTAATCTTAAAAGTCTGCCCTTTAATATTGGGCTGATACTGATTATTCTTTTTGGGTTGTCTGGCCTGCTGCGCAGAAACGAGGAGCTGGTCAACCGGCTGAACGGAGAGTACCGTACGCTTCGTGACACAACGCGTGAAAATGCTATGCTGCTGGAGAGTAAAAATAAAGACCTGATGGAAAAACAAGATTACGAGATTAACCTGGCAATCTTAAACGAGCGTAACCGTATCGCCCGTGAAATACATGACAACGTGGGACACCTCTTGTCCCGTTCGATTTTACAGGTCGGCGCACTCATGGCAGTTCACCCCGGGGAGCCGCTTCAGGAAAACCTGGTTGAGATCAAGAATACGCTTTCCCAGGCCATGGACAGCATTCGTGATTCAGTACATAACCTGCATGATGAGTCCATTGACTGTGAGACACAAATCTGTTCCCTGATCGATGATTTTGATTTTTGCGAGGTAGCGCTCGATTATGGAATTGAGGGAAACCCCACAAAGGAACAGCGCTACGCCTTTATTACAATCGTAAAGGAGGCGCTTTCAAACGTAATGCGCCACTCGGATGCCAGCCAGGTAAAGATTTCTCTGCGTGAGCATCCGGCGCTGTACCAGCTTATCATCGAGGATAACGGCAGCACTGCGGCTGGAGGCCACAGCGGGATCGGGCTGCAGAATATTGCAGACCGTGTAGAGGCCTTAAAAGGCAATCTGAACATTCAGAGAGAGCACGGCTTCCACATTTTTATTTCGATTCCAAAGGAGGAACCCCATGAAAGTAATCGTCATTGA
- the larB gene encoding nickel pincer cofactor biosynthesis protein LarB, producing MDTREVLKQVKEGSVSIEEAERIFRKAPVEDLGYAELDMHRGIRTGFPEVIYCSGKANKHLLNIFKKLFEQEGEVLGTRASEEQYEMLRSELPEVQYDPISHILKIEKADKKRIGKIAICSAGTADIPVAEEAAQTAEYFGSTVDRIYDIGVSGIHRLLSKLERIQAANCIVTVAGMEGALASVLGGLVDKPVIAVPTSVGYGASMNGLSALLTMINSCANGISVVNIDNGYGAGYIATQINRMGVK from the coding sequence ATGGATACCAGAGAAGTACTTAAGCAGGTAAAAGAAGGAAGTGTTTCCATTGAGGAGGCAGAGAGAATTTTCCGCAAAGCTCCCGTCGAGGATCTTGGATATGCAGAATTGGATATGCACCGTGGCATACGGACCGGCTTTCCGGAGGTGATTTACTGCAGCGGAAAGGCGAATAAGCATTTGTTAAATATTTTTAAGAAACTGTTTGAACAGGAGGGCGAGGTTCTGGGAACACGTGCTTCGGAGGAACAGTATGAGATGCTCAGGAGCGAACTGCCCGAGGTTCAATATGACCCGATCTCCCATATCTTAAAAATTGAAAAAGCAGATAAAAAACGTATTGGAAAAATTGCGATATGCAGTGCGGGAACCGCGGACATTCCAGTGGCTGAGGAAGCGGCACAGACCGCGGAATACTTTGGCAGCACAGTGGATCGAATCTATGACATTGGCGTCAGCGGCATTCATCGTTTGCTGTCGAAGCTGGAACGGATTCAGGCTGCAAACTGTATTGTGACGGTTGCAGGCATGGAGGGAGCTCTGGCCAGCGTCCTCGGTGGTTTAGTGGATAAGCCGGTGATTGCAGTGCCAACCTCTGTAGGCTATGGCGCCAGCATGAATGGATTATCTGCCCTTTTGACCATGATCAATTCCTGCGCCAACGGCATTTCCGTGGTTAATATCGACAATGGTTACGGTGCCGGGTATATTGCCACACAGATTAATCGGATGGGAGTAAAGTAA
- a CDS encoding FmdE family protein, translating into MNDALWIKAVEFHGHECPGLAIGVRVTDAAKEMLHIGSSEDEEIVCVAENDSCSVDAVQALLGCTFGKGNLLYRDTGKQAFSFFNRATGEKVRIYLKSRKKGTMSKSEYQEYLLNAPLDELFDYSMPKFELPEKARIFTTVFCELCGEGAPEHKMHLQEGKIVCEDCFKPYNRGW; encoded by the coding sequence ATGAATGATGCATTATGGATAAAGGCGGTTGAATTCCATGGGCATGAGTGCCCAGGGCTGGCCATTGGCGTGCGCGTCACGGACGCGGCAAAAGAAATGCTGCACATTGGCTCGTCAGAGGATGAAGAAATCGTATGCGTTGCGGAAAATGACTCCTGCAGTGTGGATGCGGTGCAGGCGCTGCTGGGCTGTACCTTTGGAAAGGGAAATCTTTTGTACAGAGATACTGGAAAGCAGGCCTTTTCGTTTTTTAACCGTGCCACCGGAGAGAAGGTTCGTATTTATCTAAAATCCCGGAAAAAAGGGACGATGAGTAAGTCCGAATATCAGGAATATCTTTTAAATGCCCCGCTTGATGAGCTGTTTGATTATTCGATGCCTAAATTTGAGCTTCCCGAAAAGGCCCGGATTTTCACTACGGTTTTTTGTGAACTCTGCGGTGAAGGCGCGCCAGAACATAAGATGCATTTACAGGAAGGAAAAATTGTCTGTGAGGACTGTTTTAAGCCCTATAACAGAGGCTGGTAA
- a CDS encoding response regulator transcription factor, with amino-acid sequence MKVIVIDDDRLVSASLKTILEADPEIEVVALGNSGAEAIVLYDEHNPDILLMDIRMDGMTGLEAGEQILAKDRGARVLYLTTFLDDEYIIKALKIGAKGYLLKQAFESIVPALKAVYSGQSVFGDEIVTKIPMLLGGETAVDFSAYGISERDLEIIEGVAQGLSNREISETLFLSEGTVRNYISNILDKLELRDRTQLAIFYFNHK; translated from the coding sequence ATGAAAGTAATCGTCATTGATGATGACCGTCTGGTCTCAGCGTCCCTTAAAACAATTTTGGAGGCAGACCCTGAGATAGAGGTGGTAGCGCTGGGAAATAGCGGCGCAGAGGCGATCGTCCTGTATGATGAGCATAATCCTGACATTCTGCTTATGGATATACGGATGGACGGTATGACAGGGCTTGAGGCGGGTGAGCAGATCCTTGCGAAGGATCGGGGCGCCCGCGTCCTGTACCTCACTACCTTTTTAGATGATGAATATATTATCAAAGCACTTAAAATAGGCGCAAAGGGTTATCTGCTCAAACAGGCTTTTGAGAGCATTGTGCCGGCTTTAAAGGCTGTTTACAGCGGGCAGAGTGTGTTTGGCGATGAGATTGTGACGAAAATACCAATGCTGCTTGGCGGAGAGACAGCCGTGGATTTTTCCGCATACGGTATCAGCGAGCGTGACTTGGAAATTATCGAAGGGGTAGCTCAGGGGCTGAGCAACCGCGAAATCTCGGAAACCCTTTTTCTGAGTGAAGGCACTGTCCGCAACTATATCAGTAACATTTTAGACAAGCTGGAGCTTCGCGACAGAACCCAGCTGGCCATTTTTTATTTCAACCATAAGTAA
- a CDS encoding ABC transporter ATP-binding protein has product MVINVQNLVKRYGELVAVDHLNLQVREGEIFGLLGPNGSGKSTTINCILSLLKYDKGTIEVFGKPMTPTSYALKRDIGIVMQNVAVFNELTVYENINYFCGLYIKDKEERRPLVEEAIRFVGLEDFKRFSPKKLSGGLLRRLNIACGIAHKPKLIILDEPTVAVDPQSRNAILEGIQRLNAAGATIVYTSHYMEEVEQICTRIAIMDKGKTLAMGTKEELKAMIRSAETVHVEIFDLSDVHLRAIEAQDSVSKINYQNNFLEIHYSGGKNNLMQLLNYLQKNGISFGRVTSEEPTLNDVFLEITGKELRD; this is encoded by the coding sequence ATGGTTATCAATGTTCAAAATTTAGTTAAACGTTACGGTGAGCTCGTCGCCGTCGATCATCTCAATCTTCAGGTGAGAGAGGGCGAAATTTTCGGTTTGCTCGGACCAAACGGATCTGGAAAGTCCACCACCATAAATTGCATTCTATCCCTGCTCAAATATGATAAAGGTACCATCGAGGTTTTTGGAAAGCCCATGACGCCAACCTCTTATGCCCTTAAGCGGGACATCGGGATTGTCATGCAGAATGTCGCAGTTTTTAATGAGCTGACTGTTTACGAAAATATTAACTATTTTTGTGGTCTCTACATTAAGGATAAGGAGGAACGCCGCCCTTTGGTTGAGGAGGCTATCCGTTTTGTCGGCCTTGAAGACTTTAAACGGTTTTCACCTAAAAAACTCAGTGGCGGCTTACTCAGGCGCTTGAATATTGCCTGCGGCATTGCACATAAGCCCAAGCTCATCATTCTTGACGAACCGACAGTCGCCGTGGACCCCCAGAGCCGAAACGCTATCCTGGAGGGAATTCAAAGACTCAACGCCGCCGGTGCGACCATTGTCTACACCTCTCACTATATGGAGGAGGTGGAACAAATCTGTACCCGCATTGCCATTATGGATAAAGGAAAAACACTGGCAATGGGCACAAAAGAAGAGCTGAAAGCCATGATCCGTTCAGCTGAAACTGTACATGTTGAAATTTTCGACCTTTCGGATGTTCATCTCCGTGCCATTGAAGCGCAGGACTCTGTCTCAAAGATCAATTATCAAAATAATTTTCTGGAAATCCATTACTCTGGTGGAAAAAATAATCTGATGCAGCTTCTGAATTATCTGCAAAAGAACGGTATCAGCTTTGGCCGTGTCACCTCTGAGGAACCCACACTCAACGACGTTTTCCTCGAAATCACAGGCAAAGAGCTGAGAGACTAG
- a CDS encoding aldo/keto reductase: MEYRKLPRGTEKISIIGIGTSSIGQAGDKEAASTAALALENGVNFFDMASADAEPFAAFGRVMEGVREQVYLQIHFGADYQTGKYGWTLDPDAIKRSVEWQLKALKTDYIDFGFIHCIDEAADLERIITGGVLEQIQALKKAGVVRHIGLSSHTPEIAHKMLDSRLIDMLMFSINPGYDYRHGAYAIGSVDERIALYQRCEAEGVGISVMKAFSGGRLLDASLSPFKRALSEYQCIQYALDTPGVLTVLPGVRNSSDMRRILGFLKATPEEKDYSILGSFAPQDAEGVCVYCNHCQPCHEGLDVALINKYYDLSRAGDSLAESHYFNLEKKASDCIACGHCNNRCPFKVDQVARMKAIQNYFGE, from the coding sequence ATGGAGTATCGTAAATTGCCGAGAGGCACAGAGAAAATCAGTATTATAGGTATCGGAACAAGCAGCATCGGCCAGGCAGGGGATAAGGAAGCTGCGTCGACCGCAGCTCTGGCCTTGGAAAACGGCGTCAACTTTTTTGATATGGCCTCGGCGGATGCCGAACCTTTTGCTGCTTTTGGGCGCGTTATGGAAGGCGTGCGGGAGCAAGTTTACTTACAGATTCATTTTGGAGCAGATTATCAAACCGGAAAATACGGGTGGACGCTGGACCCGGATGCCATCAAACGCTCGGTAGAATGGCAGCTCAAAGCCCTGAAAACCGATTATATAGACTTTGGCTTTATTCACTGCATTGATGAAGCTGCGGATTTGGAGCGTATCATTACCGGCGGGGTTCTTGAACAGATTCAGGCGCTAAAAAAGGCTGGAGTGGTCCGTCATATCGGGTTGTCCTCACACACGCCGGAAATCGCCCACAAAATGCTTGATTCCAGGCTCATTGATATGCTTATGTTCAGCATTAACCCTGGTTATGACTATCGTCACGGCGCCTATGCCATTGGAAGTGTGGATGAACGTATTGCCCTGTACCAGCGCTGTGAAGCGGAGGGGGTTGGTATATCAGTGATGAAGGCTTTTTCAGGCGGCCGCCTGCTGGACGCTTCGCTGTCGCCCTTCAAGCGGGCTTTATCAGAATACCAGTGTATTCAGTATGCGCTGGATACACCGGGCGTTCTGACCGTGCTTCCCGGGGTACGAAACAGCAGCGATATGCGGCGTATTCTTGGTTTTTTGAAGGCCACTCCGGAAGAAAAGGACTATTCAATCCTCGGCAGCTTTGCGCCACAGGATGCCGAGGGCGTCTGTGTGTACTGCAATCATTGTCAGCCCTGCCACGAAGGGCTGGACGTAGCCTTGATCAATAAATATTACGATCTGTCCCGGGCAGGTGACAGCTTAGCAGAAAGCCATTACTTTAATTTAGAAAAAAAGGCATCCGATTGTATCGCCTGTGGGCACTGTAATAACCGTTGTCCTTTTAAGGTGGACCAGGTAGCGCGCATGAAAGCGATCCAGAACTATTTTGGGGAATAG
- a CDS encoding ABC transporter permease: MFSFLYTNRIKCLLRDKALVFWTLLFPMILATLFHFGFSNIFSDHNFKAIPVAVIDNADYQNSESFQETLEAISEDEDPVFKVSLTTDTEKAMEWLSDGTVSGIIAMSDDKPDLTVTESGINQTIIKNVLDQYIRIYHTVADVAQTNPQAFAQGFMDEISSTKDFTAAGSLTDKSLNTLLISYYALLAMACFYGAFLGLQDMVDIQANLSDKAARIAMAPTHKLKLLGINFCATLTIHFIEMLILIAYMVFALGVELGNHIPEILLISLVGSICGITFGTMVGVLVKGGEGLKTGILVAVAMLMSFLSGMMSPDIKYSIRLSAPWAEVINPVAQITDAFYSIYYYDGGPKFYACITILCVFALIFSAITYFITRRQQYASL, translated from the coding sequence ATGTTTTCTTTTTTGTATACCAACCGCATAAAATGTCTTTTGCGGGACAAGGCCCTGGTCTTCTGGACCCTTCTTTTTCCAATGATACTGGCAACCTTGTTCCATTTTGGTTTCAGCAATATTTTTTCAGACCATAATTTCAAGGCGATCCCCGTTGCCGTGATCGACAACGCGGACTATCAGAACAGTGAGAGCTTCCAAGAAACCCTGGAAGCGATCTCCGAAGATGAGGACCCTGTTTTTAAAGTCTCGCTGACCACTGACACCGAAAAAGCCATGGAATGGCTCTCTGATGGTACGGTTTCCGGTATCATTGCCATGAGTGATGACAAACCTGACCTGACCGTTACCGAATCCGGCATCAATCAAACCATCATTAAAAATGTGCTGGACCAGTATATCCGAATCTACCATACTGTTGCCGATGTCGCGCAGACAAATCCTCAGGCCTTCGCCCAAGGGTTTATGGATGAAATCAGCAGTACCAAAGACTTCACTGCTGCCGGCTCTCTGACTGATAAAAGTCTGAACACGCTGCTCATCAGTTATTACGCACTTCTGGCAATGGCCTGCTTTTACGGCGCATTTCTGGGCCTTCAGGACATGGTTGACATCCAGGCCAATTTATCGGATAAGGCTGCCCGCATAGCAATGGCGCCGACACATAAGCTGAAACTGCTGGGCATCAACTTCTGCGCGACGCTGACCATTCATTTTATTGAAATGCTCATTCTCATCGCTTATATGGTCTTTGCGCTGGGGGTTGAGCTGGGAAATCATATCCCTGAGATTCTGCTGATCAGCTTAGTCGGCTCAATCTGCGGCATTACCTTCGGCACCATGGTTGGCGTTCTAGTAAAAGGCGGCGAAGGCCTCAAAACCGGTATTCTTGTGGCGGTTGCCATGCTTATGTCCTTTCTGTCAGGCATGATGTCCCCCGACATCAAGTACAGTATCCGTTTAAGCGCACCCTGGGCTGAGGTTATCAATCCGGTCGCTCAGATTACCGATGCTTTTTACAGCATCTATTATTACGACGGCGGTCCAAAATTTTACGCCTGTATCACTATTCTGTGCGTGTTTGCCCTGATCTTTTCCGCCATCACCTATTTTATTACCCGGAGGCAGCAATATGCAAGTCTTTAA
- the sufU gene encoding Fe-S cluster assembly sulfur transfer protein SufU codes for MANKTFYNEVLTEHNLHPFHRSALENADLVMEGINPSCGDDLWIQLCIKDGRITEGAFQGDGCAISQASADMMLDLVIGKTKDEALRLADLFLRMIKEGITADELEQLEEASVLEDISHMPARVKCAVLAWRTMEAMLKQEQN; via the coding sequence ATGGCGAATAAAACTTTTTATAATGAGGTGCTGACAGAGCATAATCTGCACCCTTTCCACCGGAGCGCACTTGAAAACGCCGATCTTGTAATGGAAGGGATCAATCCCAGCTGCGGAGACGATCTCTGGATTCAGCTCTGCATTAAAGATGGCCGGATAACCGAGGGCGCCTTTCAGGGTGACGGCTGCGCGATCTCTCAGGCCTCCGCAGATATGATGCTCGATCTTGTCATTGGAAAGACTAAAGACGAAGCCTTAAGGCTGGCAGATCTCTTTCTCCGCATGATTAAGGAAGGCATAACAGCGGATGAACTGGAGCAGCTTGAGGAAGCCTCTGTGCTGGAAGATATTTCGCATATGCCTGCGCGTGTTAAATGCGCAGTTCTGGCCTGGCGTACCATGGAGGCCATGCTGAAACAGGAGCAGAACTAA